A single Ptiloglossa arizonensis isolate GNS036 chromosome 2, iyPtiAriz1_principal, whole genome shotgun sequence DNA region contains:
- the LOC143143582 gene encoding uncharacterized protein LOC143143582 produces MSGRWRRWRMDEKRTGHEERRSNREKETAACYVGRTKEKRAARCASKTDSKEGAREWEGGGGGREGGGRRWDGSVLVRLPVGHLRCKFDSSRPYVIRCFDELVALPRPDSVFWCAFRRCWKRYTGTPHGHTLKWYYSNVGYSLRTLVDRSDLTGTRVRVRLHYIASLRVSLPPTMSLVRTECLVTDSLVRKLPAEKIGIVILVFFFYFFIIIIFFFVFFSLFSSPLIIARDRFSFSSILRRTTEDYRQYRRDVRGLCKTSTGTRKTHEEKAKWFC; encoded by the exons ATGTCGGGAAGGTGGCGAAGGTGGCGGATGGATGAAAAGAGAACCGGGCACGAGGAGAGAAGGTCGAACAGAGAGAAGGAGACGGCGGCGTGCTACGTggggagaacgaaagaaaaacgagcAGCCCGGTGTGCGAGTAAGACGGATTCGAAGGAAGGAGCGCGAGAGTgggaaggaggaggaggggggagggagggaggagggcGACGGTGGGATGGG TCAGTCCTCGTCCGTCTGCCAGTCGGTCATCTACGGTGTAAGTTTGACAGCTCGCGACCTTACGTCATTCGGTGTTTCGACGAGCTCGTCGCGCTTCCGCGACCCGACAGTGTCTTTTGGTGCGCGTTTCGTCGTTGCTGGAAGAGATACACCGGAACACCGCACGGACACACGCTCAAGTGGTATTATTCGAATGTGGGATATTCGCTTCGTACGCTGGTCGATCGCTCGGATCTTACCGGAACTCGGGTTCGCGTAAGGCTACACTACATCGCCTCGTTGCGTGTATCTCTTCCACCGACCATGTCTCTCGTTCGAACTGAGTGTCTCGTTACGGATTCGTTGGTTCGCAAACTCCCCGCGGAGAAAATCGGCATCGtaattcttgttttttttttttacttctttattattattatttttttttttgtttttttttctctcttctcttcccCTCTTATTATTGCTCGtgatcgtttctccttctcttcgaTCCTTCGTCGGACGACCGAAGATTATCGACAGTACCGTCGAGACGTCCGCGGACTCTGCAAAACTTCCACGGGAACGAGAAAG
- the LOC143154828 gene encoding uncharacterized protein LOC143154828, which yields MTTESDASVLGSERDARNERTRRTDRETKREKVSERASERANERPRKRDRERERERIIRCTEMTQCSTESNERERENPARTVREEGWQTFLRKRDTRVSFLDIGRRGIRDVSARTMKEEGDVHRAREKYRYIPRDWRVEKSVGRSERDETAVDAVATRETSSSSSLLSLSSSSGSRYSYERENRWRSRGGRENVAIKSCKSEQDDERKRYIGRKERPRWCGNRSPVKLRGWSRGALAVVRTVGRVKEEGGRARG from the coding sequence ATGACGACCGAGAGCGACGCATCGGTGCTCGGGAGTGAGCGAGACGCGCGGAACGAACGGACGCGACGGAcagacagagaaacaaagagagagaaggtgagcgaacgagcgagcgagcgagcgaacgaacgaccgagaaagagagacagagagagagagagagagagaatcataCGCTGTACAGAAATGACGCAGTGCTCGACAGAATCcaacgaacgagaaagagagaacccgGCTAGGACGGTTAGAGAAGAAGGCTGGCAAACATTCCTGCGGAAGAGAGATACGAGAGTTTCCTTCCTCGACATCGGACGAAGAGGGATACGGGATGTATCTGCCCGCACGATGAAGGAAGAGGGAGACGTGCACCGAGCtcgagaaaaatacagatatatTCCTCGCGACTGGAGAGTGGAAAAATCGGTGGGAAGGTCGGAGAGAGACGAAACGGCGGTGGACGCGGTCGCGACTCGggaaacgtcgtcgtcgtcgtcgttgttgtcgttgtcgtcgtcgtcgggcaGTCGTTACTCGTACGAACGAGAAAACCGATGGCGATCGAGGGGGGGGAGAGAAAACGTGGCGATAAAATCGTGTAAGAGCGAGCAAGACGACGAACGAAAGAGATACATCGGAAGGAAGGAAAGACCACGGTGGTGCGGTAATCGGTCTCCGGTGAAGTTAAGGGGATGGTCACGTGGTGCGTTAGCCGTCGTGCGCACGGTCGGTCGAGTGAAAGAGGAAGGGGGAAGAGCGAGGGGTTAG